Proteins from one Hyperolius riggenbachi isolate aHypRig1 chromosome 4, aHypRig1.pri, whole genome shotgun sequence genomic window:
- the LOC137504723 gene encoding paraneoplastic antigen-like protein 6B produces MVVKIMMPHLFYDPYEMSLKAVDTKGRQGTHISYGYRKLRVCYGQIHVPSGEDDFETWIDQAAQALDEWEVSDTVKRQRIVESLRVPASDVVRNLKRDQPGCTATECLDALREVFGQIESCADLIHRFGHTYQEEGERLSTFVTRLDKILHQAILKKGMAQDNASEALLTQILKGAQPLDPIMLKIQMRDRSDLFTYSKLIKAIREEETLLSAKSQKMTTSAGSGRSSGSASVYLARTPLEARGEMDSKTPSTAEALTQAITQMVQSNSTLQQAFTEIQRSMMQVIETQAGMQQSMADLQRAIAHPTPEGSQLSRGMKSRRYSAGVECFNCGQTGHYRAQCPKPRHSRTLTEEVRQALQDLLPAKPAENFRGPR; encoded by the coding sequence gTACCCATATCAGTTATGGATACAGAAAACTGAGGGTTTGTTATGGGCAGATACATGTCCCATCCGGGGAAGATGACTTTGAGACCTGGATAGACCAGGCTGCACAGGCCTTAGATGAGTGGGAGGTCTCAGATACAGTCAAGCGACAGAGGATTGTAGAGAGTCTACGTGTCCCTGCTTCAGATGTTGTCCGGAATCTTAAAAGAGACCAGCCAGGTTGCACTGCCACAGAGTGTCTGGATGCCCTTCGTGAAGTTTTTGGGCAAATAGAAAGTTGTGCTGACTTGATACATCGGTTTGGACATACCTACCAAGAGGAAGGGGAACGCCTATCCACCTTTGTCACTCGCCTGGACAAGATCCTACACCAAGCAATCCTAAAAAAGGGAATGGCACAAGACAATGCAAGTGAGGCTTTATTGACTCAGATCCTAAAAGGTGCACAACCTTTAGACCCTATCATGCTGAAAATTCAAATGAGAGACCGAAGTGACCTTTTCACCTACTCAAAACTGATTAAGGCCATTCGAGAGGAAGAGACACTGTTGTCCGCTAAGTCCCAGAAGATGACCACCTCTGCTGGTTCTGGGCGAAGTAGTGGTAGTGCATCTGTGTACTTAGCACGAACCCCCTTGGAAGCTCGGGGAGAGATGGACAGTAAGACCCCTTCTACTGCTGAGGCCCTCACTCAGGCGATAACCCAGATGGTGCAGTCAAATTCCACTTTACAACAAGCTTTTACTGAGATTCAGAGGTCAATGATGCAAGtgatagagactcaggcagggatgcAACAGTCCATGGCTGATCTGCAGAGAGCTATTGCACACCCTACCCCAGAGGGCTCACAGCTATCCAGAGGAATGAAGAGTAGAAGATATTCAGCCGGAGTAGAGTGCTTTAATTGTGGGCAAACTGGACATTACCGAGCCCAATGCCCTAAACCCCGGCACTCTCGGACCTTAACAGAGGAAGTGCGCCAGGCCCTACAGGATCTTTTACCTGCCAAGCCGGCGGAAAACTTCAGAGGGCCCCGGTGA